One region of Agrobacterium tumefaciens genomic DNA includes:
- a CDS encoding Gfo/Idh/MocA family protein, whose translation MSATKLAIVGVGKIVRDQHLPAIAGNPDFELICTASRHGTVDGVASYGTIETMLEAVEDIEAVSLCMPPQYRYEAAYAALNAGKHVFLEKPPGATLSEVQDLVRLADSKGLSLFASWHSRYAPGVEAAKAFLASTKIDSVHVIWKEDVRHWHPNQEWIWQAGGLGVFDPGINALSIITHILPRALFLTKATLEFPENRDAPIAAELHFSDVTKMPVRAEFDWRQTGKQSWDIVAETAAGQMVLSEGGAKLSINGEQAVSEPEREYPALYERFAEIIKAGRSDVDLAPLTHVADAFLLGRHKFVDSFYD comes from the coding sequence ATGTCAGCCACCAAGCTTGCCATCGTCGGCGTCGGCAAAATCGTTCGCGACCAGCACCTTCCCGCCATCGCAGGCAATCCGGATTTTGAATTGATCTGCACGGCCAGCCGCCACGGTACCGTGGATGGCGTCGCTTCTTACGGCACCATCGAGACCATGCTGGAGGCCGTCGAGGATATCGAGGCCGTATCGCTCTGCATGCCGCCGCAGTACCGTTACGAGGCTGCATATGCGGCGCTGAATGCCGGCAAGCACGTTTTCCTCGAAAAGCCGCCGGGCGCAACGCTTTCGGAAGTTCAGGATCTCGTTCGCCTTGCGGATTCGAAGGGTCTTTCGCTATTTGCAAGCTGGCACTCGCGTTATGCGCCGGGCGTTGAAGCTGCAAAGGCGTTTCTCGCCTCGACAAAAATCGACAGCGTGCATGTCATCTGGAAAGAGGATGTGCGCCACTGGCACCCCAACCAGGAATGGATCTGGCAGGCGGGCGGTCTCGGTGTGTTCGATCCCGGCATCAATGCGCTGTCGATCATCACCCACATCCTGCCCCGCGCGCTGTTCCTGACCAAGGCAACGCTTGAGTTCCCGGAAAACCGCGACGCGCCCATCGCTGCCGAGCTGCATTTTTCCGACGTTACGAAAATGCCCGTGCGCGCCGAGTTCGACTGGCGCCAGACCGGCAAGCAGAGCTGGGATATCGTTGCCGAAACGGCGGCCGGGCAGATGGTGCTTTCGGAAGGCGGCGCGAAGCTCTCCATCAATGGCGAGCAGGCAGTGTCGGAACCTGAGCGGGAATATCCGGCGCTCTACGAGCGTTTTGCGGAAATCATCAAGGCCGGACGCTCTGATGTCGATCTTGCGCCATTGACTCATGTGGCCGATGCCTTCCTGCTCGGCCGCCACAAATTCGTGGATTCCTTCTACGACTGA
- the moaD gene encoding molybdopterin converting factor subunit 1: MARIVYFAWVREKIGTAEEELDIPSSVTTAGELIAYLSTLGENYEAAFEFPDVIRVAVNQEHVEHDESIAGAREIGIFPPMTGG; this comes from the coding sequence ATGGCGCGGATCGTTTATTTCGCCTGGGTTCGCGAAAAGATCGGCACGGCGGAGGAGGAGCTGGATATCCCCTCCTCCGTTACCACGGCCGGTGAGCTGATCGCCTATCTCTCAACCCTTGGTGAAAACTACGAAGCCGCTTTCGAATTTCCAGATGTGATCCGCGTTGCGGTCAATCAGGAACATGTTGAACATGACGAGAGCATTGCCGGTGCGCGCGAGATCGGCATCTTCCCGCCAATGACGGGGGGATAA
- a CDS encoding glutathione S-transferase family protein: protein MTTSRTLYSLCGSDSARPFSPHCWKTVLSLAHKGLDFEERPLPFTVIPTVEDGFSRTVPILRDGDQLVSDSFEIALYLDEAYPERPSLFNGEGGKAMARFVESWSQTVLHPAITRIAVLDIHNMLDEPDRLYFRDSRTKALGRTLEDVVANREAEIAAFPALLAPIRRMLGFQPFIGGSSPLFADYIVFGALQWARITTGADLFSENDPVRDWFEGCLDLHDARGRSVTAA from the coding sequence ATGACGACCTCCAGAACCTTATATTCACTTTGCGGAAGCGATAGCGCACGGCCGTTTTCTCCCCATTGCTGGAAAACCGTGCTTTCGCTGGCGCATAAGGGGCTGGATTTCGAGGAGCGTCCCTTGCCCTTCACGGTCATCCCGACGGTGGAGGACGGTTTTTCGAGGACCGTGCCGATCCTTCGTGATGGCGACCAGCTGGTGAGCGACAGTTTCGAGATCGCCCTTTATCTGGATGAGGCCTATCCGGAGCGGCCGTCGCTGTTTAACGGGGAAGGCGGCAAGGCGATGGCGCGTTTCGTTGAAAGCTGGTCGCAGACGGTACTGCACCCGGCCATCACCCGCATTGCCGTGCTCGATATCCACAATATGCTTGATGAGCCTGACCGCCTTTATTTCCGCGACAGCAGAACGAAGGCGCTAGGCCGGACGCTAGAGGATGTGGTGGCGAACCGTGAGGCGGAAATCGCGGCCTTCCCAGCGCTCCTGGCGCCGATCCGCCGCATGCTGGGCTTCCAGCCTTTCATCGGTGGCTCATCGCCGCTGTTTGCGGACTACATCGTTTTCGGTGCGCTGCAATGGGCAAGGATTACCACCGGAGCGGATCTGTTTTCCGAAAACGACCCCGTCCGTGACTGGTTCGAAGGCTGCCTAGACCTCCACGACGCCAGAGGCCGCAGTGTGACAGCGGCGTGA
- the ndk gene encoding nucleoside-diphosphate kinase, whose amino-acid sequence MAIERTFSMIKPDATKRNLTGAITKVFEDNGLRIVASKRVWMSKREAEGFYAVHKERPFFGELVEGMTSGPTIVQVLEGENAILKNREIMGATNPAQAAEGTIRKSFALSIGENSVHGSDAPETAAQEIAYWFAETEIVG is encoded by the coding sequence ATGGCGATTGAACGCACATTTTCGATGATCAAGCCGGACGCAACCAAGCGTAACCTGACTGGCGCGATCACCAAGGTATTTGAAGACAACGGTCTGCGCATCGTCGCCTCCAAGCGCGTCTGGATGAGCAAGCGCGAAGCTGAAGGCTTCTACGCCGTTCACAAAGAGCGTCCCTTCTTCGGCGAACTCGTTGAAGGCATGACCTCCGGCCCGACCATCGTTCAGGTTCTGGAAGGCGAAAACGCTATCCTCAAGAACCGCGAAATCATGGGCGCAACCAACCCGGCCCAGGCTGCTGAAGGCACCATCCGCAAGAGCTTCGCGCTTTCCATCGGCGAAAACTCCGTTCACGGTTCGGACGCTCCTGAAACCGCCGCACAGGAAATCGCCTACTGGTTCGCCGAAACCGAAATCGTCGGCTGA
- a CDS encoding GGDEF domain-containing protein: MTSTAGDKKREKARNGLVFTKIAQFIDKMNIAPLPRNYELIYEILSGHNPAMGRDILALGNAPQQHEIDIVGQRHNLPGFSKIEAEQMAATAFETLKQISARLEAGLQRTETFIASLSGQDHSELPATERLAQLMGDIHEEQTSLRHFVSMGLMKIREVEKSRTDLQANSLRDALTALPNRAAFLEKLGDLFSGAQGASATSLVLLNIDHFREINGKYGPTAGNKALRRLAALFRKTIKKDDFVARIGGNEFAFLFADVSQNTAEAIAERLRQNVEALRFVTSEGDGEHLTVSIGVAAVDCTATSAEFFSHAELALLSARCGTRNCVIGYSRDVAQRSRSSYLAQLGC; encoded by the coding sequence GTGACGTCAACGGCGGGCGATAAAAAACGCGAGAAGGCAAGGAACGGTCTCGTCTTTACAAAAATTGCTCAGTTCATCGACAAGATGAATATTGCACCGCTGCCGCGAAACTACGAACTGATCTACGAAATATTGTCGGGGCATAACCCGGCGATGGGACGCGATATTCTCGCCCTTGGCAACGCGCCGCAACAGCATGAAATCGATATTGTCGGCCAGAGACACAATCTGCCGGGTTTTTCGAAGATCGAGGCCGAGCAGATGGCAGCGACGGCCTTCGAGACGCTGAAGCAGATTTCCGCGCGGCTGGAAGCCGGCCTGCAACGCACCGAAACATTTATTGCCAGTCTTTCCGGGCAAGATCACTCCGAGCTGCCTGCAACGGAGCGGCTTGCGCAATTGATGGGCGATATTCACGAGGAACAAACGAGTCTCCGGCATTTCGTTTCCATGGGGCTGATGAAAATCCGCGAGGTTGAGAAAAGCCGGACCGATCTTCAGGCGAATTCCCTGCGTGATGCCTTGACGGCGCTTCCCAACCGGGCGGCTTTCCTCGAGAAGCTCGGCGACCTGTTTTCGGGCGCTCAGGGGGCATCAGCCACATCGCTTGTGCTGCTCAACATCGACCATTTCCGCGAAATCAACGGCAAATACGGCCCCACCGCCGGCAACAAGGCGCTGCGCCGGCTGGCAGCGCTTTTCCGCAAGACGATCAAGAAGGACGATTTCGTAGCCCGCATCGGCGGAAACGAGTTCGCTTTTCTGTTCGCCGACGTCTCGCAAAATACAGCTGAAGCAATTGCAGAGCGGTTGCGGCAGAACGTCGAGGCGCTGCGTTTCGTCACCAGTGAGGGCGACGGCGAGCATCTGACCGTCTCGATCGGCGTTGCGGCAGTGGACTGCACCGCGACATCAGCCGAATTTTTCAGCCATGCCGAGCTCGCCCTGCTGTCCGCACGCTGCGGCACGCGCAATTGCGTCATAGGCTACTCCCGGGACGTGGCTCAACGCAGCCGCAGCAGCTATCTGGCGCAGCTCGGCTGTTGA
- a CDS encoding ABC-F family ATP-binding cassette domain-containing protein, with product MITITDLSARIAGRLLLDHASVTLPAGVKVGLVGRNGAGKSTLFRVITGDFSAESGSVTIPKLARIGQVAQEAPGTEESLISIVLSADKERSALLAEAETATDPHRIAEIQVRLVDIDAHSAEARASSILAGLGFDHEAQLRPASSFSGGWRMRVALASVLFAEPDLLLLDEPTNYLDLEGTLWLEDYIRRYPHTVIIISHDRDLLNNAVNSIVHLDQKKLTFYRGGYDQFERQKAEADELQMKAKVKNEAARKHLQSFIDRFRAKATKARQAQSRIKALERMGTVAAVIEDHVQPITFPEPEKQPASPIVAINGGAVGYEPGKSILKQLNLRIDNDDRIALLGSNGNGKSTFAKFISGRLAPQAGDLRIAPGLKIGFFAQHQLDDLVPDQTPVEHVRKLMPLASEAQVRARVAQMGLATEKMATAAKDLSGGEKARLLMGLAAFHAPNLLILDEPTNHLDIDSRRALIEALNDYNGAVILISHDRHLIEATVDRLWLVADGTVKTFEGDMEEYRDLVVSSGKKKEEKTEATADQTSKADQRKANAEKRAQLAPLKKKINEIESLTAKLEKVIQSLDKELADPALYEKAPAKAAQKVKERGEAASKLSDAEEQWLMLSSEYEDAMTQ from the coding sequence ATGATTACGATTACCGATCTCTCCGCCCGCATCGCCGGGCGCCTGCTTCTCGACCACGCCAGCGTGACGCTTCCGGCTGGCGTGAAGGTGGGCCTCGTTGGCCGCAACGGCGCCGGCAAATCCACTCTTTTCCGGGTCATCACCGGTGACTTTTCAGCGGAAAGCGGTTCGGTAACGATCCCGAAACTCGCGCGCATCGGCCAGGTTGCGCAGGAAGCGCCGGGAACGGAAGAATCGCTGATTTCCATCGTGCTTTCCGCCGACAAGGAGCGCAGCGCGCTGCTGGCCGAGGCGGAAACCGCAACAGACCCGCACCGGATCGCGGAAATTCAGGTGCGGTTGGTCGATATCGACGCGCATTCGGCCGAAGCCCGTGCCTCCAGCATTCTTGCCGGTCTTGGCTTCGATCACGAGGCGCAGCTTCGCCCCGCCTCTTCGTTCTCCGGCGGCTGGCGTATGCGCGTGGCGCTCGCGTCCGTGCTGTTTGCCGAACCCGACCTCCTGCTGCTCGACGAGCCGACCAACTATCTCGACCTTGAAGGCACGCTCTGGCTGGAAGACTATATCCGGCGTTATCCGCATACCGTCATCATCATCAGCCACGACCGCGATCTGCTGAACAATGCCGTCAATTCCATCGTGCATCTGGACCAGAAGAAACTGACCTTCTATCGCGGCGGATATGACCAGTTCGAGCGCCAGAAAGCCGAAGCAGACGAATTGCAGATGAAGGCGAAGGTGAAAAACGAGGCCGCGCGCAAACATCTGCAAAGCTTCATCGACCGTTTTCGCGCCAAGGCCACCAAGGCGCGCCAGGCGCAGAGCCGTATCAAGGCGCTGGAGCGCATGGGCACCGTCGCCGCCGTGATCGAGGATCACGTCCAGCCGATAACGTTCCCGGAGCCGGAAAAGCAGCCCGCCTCACCCATCGTCGCCATCAATGGCGGTGCCGTGGGTTACGAGCCGGGCAAATCCATTCTGAAGCAGCTCAATCTCCGCATCGATAATGACGACCGCATCGCGCTGCTCGGTTCCAACGGCAACGGCAAATCGACCTTTGCGAAATTCATCTCCGGTCGGCTTGCGCCGCAAGCGGGCGATCTTCGCATCGCCCCGGGCCTGAAGATCGGCTTCTTTGCGCAGCATCAGCTGGACGATCTCGTGCCGGACCAGACACCGGTCGAACACGTGCGCAAGCTGATGCCGCTGGCGTCTGAAGCGCAGGTGCGGGCGCGGGTTGCGCAGATGGGACTTGCGACGGAGAAGATGGCGACGGCGGCGAAAGACCTTTCCGGCGGTGAAAAGGCCCGGCTGCTGATGGGACTTGCGGCCTTCCATGCGCCAAATCTGCTCATCCTCGACGAACCGACCAACCATCTCGACATCGACAGTCGCCGGGCGCTTATCGAGGCGCTGAACGACTATAACGGCGCAGTCATCCTCATCTCGCACGATCGGCATCTCATCGAGGCAACTGTCGACCGCCTGTGGCTGGTGGCCGACGGCACGGTGAAGACCTTTGAAGGCGACATGGAGGAATATCGCGACCTCGTCGTATCTTCCGGAAAAAAGAAGGAAGAGAAGACAGAAGCCACCGCCGACCAGACATCGAAAGCCGACCAGCGCAAGGCCAACGCCGAAAAACGTGCCCAGCTTGCGCCGCTGAAGAAAAAGATCAATGAAATCGAATCTTTGACGGCGAAGCTTGAGAAAGTGATTCAGTCGCTCGACAAGGAACTGGCGGACCCTGCTTTGTACGAAAAGGCACCTGCCAAGGCCGCGCAGAAAGTCAAAGAGCGTGGCGAAGCCGCGAGCAAGCTTTCGGACGCCGAGGAGCAGTGGCTGATGCTTTCGAGCGAATATGAGGATGCGATGACGCAGTGA
- a CDS encoding sensor domain-containing diguanylate cyclase, which translates to MGQAISRPDGEIERLVAVRSIMSVKNAEMPELEVLSRLGQGVFDVPRAAVHIVDEDWLHIAEQAGMQLSECPRDLSICNRVIARQDVVVISDLTQHPDFRFMSYVKGGPGLRSYAGAPIELEPGLVVGAFCLVDTVPRKFSQSEIDNLKHFALLAAALLRLQKANFTMSLAERELRDAVMTDPLTGFYNRKALEAIVDGQLGAALRENEAFGVLYLDLDGFKAINDTFGHPAGDRVLTAAADRIRNSIRSEDTVVRMGGDEFAIFIPRPSRSEVMNGLADRLLAAFREPFDVDGQAVGARLSIGGAIAPQAGADRATLLRSVDEALYQAKKSGRDRFVSRAL; encoded by the coding sequence ATGGGACAGGCGATTTCACGGCCCGACGGGGAAATAGAGCGTCTGGTCGCGGTGCGGTCAATCATGTCCGTCAAGAATGCCGAGATGCCGGAACTGGAAGTGCTGTCTCGATTGGGGCAGGGCGTCTTTGACGTCCCGCGTGCGGCCGTCCATATCGTCGACGAGGACTGGCTCCATATTGCCGAACAGGCGGGAATGCAACTTTCGGAATGCCCGCGCGATCTGTCGATCTGCAACCGAGTAATTGCCAGGCAGGATGTCGTGGTCATTTCCGATCTGACCCAGCATCCGGATTTCCGCTTCATGTCCTATGTGAAGGGCGGTCCCGGATTGCGCTCCTATGCTGGCGCGCCGATCGAGCTGGAACCGGGTCTTGTGGTCGGCGCCTTTTGCCTTGTCGATACGGTGCCGAGAAAATTCTCTCAAAGCGAAATTGACAATCTGAAGCACTTCGCGCTGCTGGCGGCCGCACTGCTGCGTCTACAGAAGGCCAATTTCACAATGAGTCTGGCGGAGCGTGAATTGCGGGATGCGGTGATGACTGATCCGTTGACCGGCTTTTACAATCGCAAGGCGCTGGAGGCGATTGTCGATGGCCAGCTTGGCGCGGCTCTGCGTGAGAACGAGGCCTTCGGCGTGCTCTATCTCGATCTGGACGGTTTCAAGGCGATCAATGACACGTTCGGTCACCCGGCGGGTGACCGGGTACTGACCGCCGCCGCCGACCGCATTCGCAATTCGATCCGCAGCGAAGATACGGTGGTGCGCATGGGGGGCGACGAATTTGCCATTTTCATACCCCGTCCCAGCAGGTCTGAGGTGATGAACGGACTGGCAGACAGGCTTCTGGCAGCCTTCCGTGAACCCTTTGATGTTGACGGGCAGGCGGTCGGTGCGCGTCTCAGCATTGGCGGCGCCATCGCCCCTCAGGCCGGTGCTGACCGCGCCACGCTTTTGCGCAGCGTTGACGAGGCACTGTATCAGGCAAAAAAGTCAGGGCGCGACCGTTTCGTCAGCCGCGCCCTTTGA
- a CDS encoding CGNR zinc finger domain-containing protein yields MTFRWTEHRFAGGALALDVANSVILRADAAKSVDRFAVPEQIATFAEASTRLGAERDRFPVLIAPGADRRQVFLDLREAIDDYFRSSMTSGDDDDGRLAGLLFACGTALRLFPLRESLANATAHSALSLLAAETRKRLRICGNCGWLFIDRSKNRSRIWCDMTVCGNRQKASRHYHRKKEAQA; encoded by the coding sequence ATGACATTTCGCTGGACAGAACATCGTTTCGCAGGCGGCGCATTGGCCCTCGATGTCGCCAATAGCGTCATCCTGCGCGCGGACGCGGCAAAATCGGTCGACCGTTTTGCTGTGCCTGAGCAAATCGCCACTTTTGCCGAGGCGTCGACCCGACTCGGAGCGGAGCGCGACAGGTTTCCCGTCCTCATCGCGCCCGGAGCGGACAGGAGGCAGGTATTTCTCGATCTTCGCGAGGCGATCGACGATTATTTCCGCTCTTCGATGACGAGTGGCGACGATGACGACGGTCGGCTGGCCGGGCTTCTCTTCGCATGCGGCACGGCACTACGGTTGTTTCCCCTGCGAGAGAGCCTTGCCAATGCGACCGCCCATTCAGCTCTGTCGCTGCTTGCGGCGGAAACGCGGAAACGGCTGCGGATTTGCGGCAATTGCGGTTGGCTTTTCATCGACCGCAGCAAGAACAGAAGCCGCATCTGGTGCGACATGACGGTGTGTGGCAACCGCCAGAAAGCCAGCCGGCATTACCACCGCAAGAAGGAGGCGCAGGCATGA
- a CDS encoding EAL domain-containing protein, translating to MMELIAAQAAASAAELPFLLLQAAALVGMVSVLILLQRNIALDDARYKIYYGIIFGVTGFLLTLLVSEFIKLPSKPYIRSDLLFLAGVLGSWQGGLISLALVSAGRFLFGGPALFGAAFLDMSIISAFGMAMYGWMRRRSLTELGVREVFGVFAVRIFAALFAVCVTYSLSMINQDVFLSNVGRRIFGSLVGLPMIACLFLLLRSEARAREEARKRDAAARTDSLTGLPNRRALKDHIEVVMRQEPAVPHALLLIEIVNMADVAACQGEDWGDLFWPRLAQEICNDDNGLLSSSNAPRSFMFGDTTLAVVMSGISLEKSESTRLIMRLHDGLSTFSRSADPEPVPHLKIGAANLDKLSRQNVASFLRQLSLALRGSENPVQIFPFSFADKATRDEGVRQMLVNWIRSGKPPIFYQPKFEMHNRRMIGAEALLRAVDACGQPLSPYYVLEIAERHRLLVEFEWSTIEAVVRDLIDLRGLDPDFHLAVNISASSFATAGFGGRVVAFLNEMGVPAHRLSIEVTEMSRIPAIDIVQQNFDRLSEAGVRLALDDFGTGYAALTLLARFPFEEVKIDHWMTSRLEQSRFREAIALAFESAERYGATLVTEGIGTEEQSRLLMQMGIRFGQGYLYSPAVPLERLQPRRECA from the coding sequence ATGATGGAATTGATCGCCGCCCAGGCGGCCGCGTCAGCCGCCGAGTTGCCGTTCCTGCTGCTCCAGGCTGCGGCCCTTGTCGGCATGGTGTCGGTGCTGATCCTTCTGCAGCGAAACATCGCTCTCGATGACGCTCGTTATAAAATCTACTACGGCATCATCTTCGGGGTTACCGGTTTCTTGCTGACGCTACTGGTATCCGAGTTCATCAAGCTGCCTTCCAAGCCCTATATCCGCTCTGACCTGCTGTTCCTGGCTGGCGTGTTGGGGTCCTGGCAAGGCGGCTTGATAAGCCTGGCACTCGTCTCCGCAGGGCGATTTTTGTTTGGTGGTCCGGCACTCTTTGGGGCCGCTTTTCTGGATATGAGCATTATCTCGGCTTTCGGGATGGCAATGTATGGCTGGATGCGCCGGCGCAGTCTCACTGAACTCGGCGTCCGCGAGGTCTTCGGCGTATTCGCGGTCAGGATTTTCGCGGCGTTGTTCGCTGTTTGCGTGACCTACAGTCTCAGCATGATAAATCAGGACGTTTTTCTCAGTAACGTCGGACGGCGCATCTTCGGCTCGTTGGTCGGGTTGCCGATGATCGCCTGTCTGTTTCTGTTGCTGCGCAGCGAGGCGCGGGCGCGTGAAGAGGCAAGGAAACGCGATGCTGCGGCGCGGACGGATTCGTTGACGGGCCTGCCCAACAGGCGCGCCCTCAAAGACCATATCGAAGTCGTGATGCGGCAGGAGCCGGCCGTTCCGCACGCTCTCCTTCTCATAGAAATCGTCAATATGGCCGATGTCGCCGCCTGCCAGGGCGAGGATTGGGGCGATCTTTTCTGGCCGAGGCTGGCACAGGAAATCTGCAACGATGACAACGGTCTGCTGTCGAGTTCCAATGCACCGCGCAGCTTCATGTTCGGCGATACCACGCTTGCAGTCGTCATGTCGGGGATTTCGCTCGAGAAGTCGGAAAGCACAAGGCTGATAATGCGTCTCCACGACGGGTTAAGTACATTTTCACGGTCTGCGGATCCAGAACCGGTGCCGCATCTGAAAATCGGTGCCGCTAATCTGGATAAGCTTTCCCGGCAGAACGTGGCTTCCTTCCTCCGGCAGCTTAGTCTTGCGCTGCGAGGAAGCGAAAATCCGGTGCAGATATTCCCCTTCTCCTTCGCCGATAAGGCCACGCGGGACGAGGGGGTGCGCCAGATGCTGGTCAACTGGATCAGATCCGGCAAGCCGCCGATATTTTATCAGCCGAAATTCGAAATGCACAATCGCCGCATGATTGGCGCGGAGGCTCTTTTACGGGCGGTGGATGCGTGCGGACAGCCGCTTTCGCCCTATTATGTGCTGGAGATTGCCGAGCGTCACCGGCTGCTGGTGGAGTTTGAATGGTCGACGATCGAAGCCGTCGTCCGCGATCTCATCGACCTGCGGGGCCTCGACCCGGACTTTCATTTGGCGGTGAACATTTCCGCATCGTCTTTTGCCACTGCGGGCTTCGGAGGGCGGGTTGTGGCCTTTTTGAACGAGATGGGGGTCCCGGCGCACCGTCTGTCGATCGAAGTGACGGAGATGAGCAGGATACCGGCCATCGACATCGTTCAGCAGAATTTCGACAGATTGAGCGAAGCGGGCGTGCGGCTGGCGCTCGATGATTTTGGCACCGGTTATGCGGCACTCACCCTGCTTGCGCGGTTCCCCTTCGAGGAGGTCAAGATCGATCACTGGATGACGTCCCGGCTTGAACAGTCGCGGTTCCGGGAGGCCATCGCGCTCGCCTTCGAAAGCGCCGAACGTTACGGCGCCACGCTGGTGACGGAAGGTATCGGAACGGAAGAGCAGAGCAGGCTGCTCATGCAGATGGGAATCCGTTTCGGTCAGGGGTATCTTTATTCGCCCGCCGTGCCGCTCGAGCGGCTGCAGCCTCGCAGGGAATGCGCTTAG
- a CDS encoding branched-chain amino acid ABC transporter permease: MAYFLQQLLNAVPVASLYAVLAFGYAIAFSVTKRADVTYGAIFAFAGQTCLLFADFGWNRLWLILPATLALGAGAGLFGGLWAAAFIGRAVMRPLAKASPNAVTVASIGVLIALTESARLAAGTRQLWLPPLLSEPVRFWADGSFAVTLTSMQMLNTAVFCLLVLTGTFYLQRSGFGRRWKAVSDDAFAASLCGVNAGRVFLLSYCAAGLLAAIAGVLATFYYGTMDFGAGLVFGLKVVLISAAGGYASPLVCALGAAAVGFAETLWVGYGPVIWRDAAVLALLVGWLIVMRSRVEAP; this comes from the coding sequence TTGGCTTATTTCCTGCAACAATTGCTGAATGCCGTACCGGTCGCCTCGCTTTATGCGGTTCTGGCGTTCGGCTATGCCATCGCCTTTTCGGTCACGAAAAGGGCCGATGTCACCTATGGCGCGATCTTCGCTTTTGCCGGTCAGACCTGTCTGCTGTTTGCCGATTTTGGCTGGAACCGGCTGTGGCTGATCTTGCCTGCGACACTCGCGCTTGGGGCAGGGGCCGGTCTTTTCGGCGGTCTGTGGGCGGCGGCTTTCATCGGCAGGGCGGTGATGCGGCCCCTGGCTAAAGCCTCCCCCAATGCGGTGACGGTCGCCTCCATTGGCGTGCTGATCGCGCTCACCGAAAGTGCCAGACTTGCCGCCGGCACGCGACAATTATGGCTGCCGCCGCTTTTGTCCGAACCGGTGCGATTCTGGGCCGATGGAAGCTTCGCCGTCACCCTGACGTCGATGCAGATGCTGAACACGGCTGTCTTCTGCCTGCTCGTTCTCACAGGCACTTTCTACCTCCAGCGTTCCGGCTTTGGCAGACGCTGGAAGGCGGTGTCGGACGATGCTTTCGCCGCGTCACTGTGCGGGGTAAATGCAGGCAGGGTGTTCCTGCTGTCCTACTGTGCAGCGGGTCTGCTTGCCGCCATCGCCGGCGTCCTCGCCACGTTTTATTACGGCACCATGGATTTCGGTGCCGGTCTGGTGTTCGGCCTGAAGGTCGTGCTGATTTCGGCAGCGGGCGGTTATGCAAGCCCGCTCGTCTGCGCGCTCGGGGCTGCTGCCGTCGGATTCGCGGAAACGCTATGGGTCGGTTACGGCCCGGTTATCTGGCGTGATGCGGCGGTTCTGGCGCTTCTGGTGGGCTGGCTGATCGTCATGCGTAGCAGGGTGGAAGCGCCCTAG
- a CDS encoding molybdenum cofactor biosynthesis protein MoaE, with protein MQPTVRVQAQDFDAAEETRRLTEGDKSIGAVVAFTGLCRDDGGTLAALELEHYPGMAEAEMTRIAQLAIERFDLLGLTAIHRHGKIATGENIVLVIAASRHRQAAFDGANFVMDYLKTSAPFWKKEHGKDGTKGDWVAAKTTDDTAKDKWR; from the coding sequence ATGCAGCCGACGGTCCGCGTGCAGGCACAGGATTTCGACGCTGCGGAAGAAACCCGCAGGCTGACGGAAGGCGACAAGAGCATTGGCGCGGTGGTGGCCTTCACCGGGCTTTGTCGCGATGATGGCGGCACGCTCGCGGCGCTGGAACTCGAGCATTATCCCGGCATGGCCGAAGCGGAAATGACCCGTATCGCGCAACTCGCCATCGAACGCTTCGACCTCCTCGGCCTCACCGCCATTCATCGCCATGGCAAGATCGCCACCGGCGAGAATATCGTCCTCGTCATTGCCGCTTCCCGGCACCGGCAGGCCGCCTTCGACGGCGCAAATTTCGTGATGGACTACCTCAAGACGTCCGCCCCGTTCTGGAAAAAGGAACATGGCAAGGATGGCACGAAGGGCGACTGGGTTGCCGCAAAGACGACCGACGACACGGCCAAGGACAAATGGCGGTAA